A window of Platichthys flesus chromosome 23, fPlaFle2.1, whole genome shotgun sequence contains these coding sequences:
- the orc5 gene encoding origin recognition complex subunit 5, protein MSALSQHPGHEEEKLQRVREQLPCRENQAGLLLSLLGQPQQYSYPSIFIYGHRASGKSHVMQVLLKELELPHATVSCVECVSNSLLFEQVLLSLFGCEAAAMLTRKPSLSDFVRIYRHQCSQSPATQTRYIVMEKAELLRDADANLLPALLRLQELVEDNVTVILLSEISWDKFRPNTGCFEPLLLHFPDYSKGELQQILSQDRHPSYSAEFYSSYVNILLGVFFSVCRDLRELRHLAALNFSKFCEPLAEGKVKETDTHKLWRNIEPHLKKAMQTVYLREVSSLQWEQMQQMEEKEAGALRGLSAHTHVELPYYSKFLLIAAYLASYNPARADKRFFLKHAGKIKKTNFLKKNEKTSNHLLGPKPFPLDRLLAIFYSVVDSRVAPTASIFSQISSLVTLQLLSQVSHDDQLDAPKYKCAVSLDFIRAISRTVNFEIVKYLYDFL, encoded by the exons atgtCAGCGCTGTCACAACACCCGGgacacgaggaggagaagctgcagagggtCCGGGAGCAGCTGCCTTGCAGAGAGAACCAGGCCGGGCTGCTGCTGTCCCTCCTCGGGCAG CCGCAGCAGTACAGTTACCCTTCCATCTTCATCTACGGTCATCGGGCTTCGGGGAAAAGTCACGTGATGCAAGTTCTGCTGAAGGAACTAGAG CTGCCTCACGCCACCGTCAGCTGTGTGGAGTGCGTCTCCAACTCGCTGCTGTTCGAACAGGTGCTGCTGTCCCTCTTCGGCTGCGAGGCCGCCGCGATGCTCACCCGCAAACCCTCGCTGTCCGACTTTGTACGCATCTACAGGCACCAGTGCTCCCAGTCTCCTGCCACACAGACGCGATACATC GTGATGGAAAAAGCCGAGCTGCTGAGAGACGCCGACGCCAACCTCCTCCCCGCCCTCCTGCGTCTTCAGGAGCTG GTTGAGGACAACGTCACCGTCATCCTGCTCAGTGAAATCTCCTGGGACAAGTTCAGACCCAACACGGGTTGTTTTGAGCCGCTTCTGCTCCATTTCCCCGACTACAGTAAAG GCGAGCTGCAGCAGATCTTATCACAGGACAGACATCCATCATATTCAGCCGAGTTCTACTCGTCCTACGTCAACATCCTGCTGGGAGTCTTTTTCTCGGTGTGTCGGGACCTCAGAGAGCTTCGCCATCtg GCTGCCCTCAACTTTTCAAAGTTCTGCGAGCCATTGGCAGAAGGGAAAG tgaaagagacggacacacacaagctgtggAGAAACATCGagcctcatttaaaaaaagccatgCAGACGGTGTATCTTCGAGAAGTGTCCAG TCTTCAGTGGGAGCAGATGCAGCAAATggaagagaaggaagctggagcaTTGAgag GTTTATCTGCTCACACTCACGTCGAGCTGCCTTATTACTCAAAGTTCCTGCTGATCGCTGCCTACCTGGCGTCCTATAACCCTGCCCGAGCAGACAAGCGCTTCTTCCTCAAG CACGCGGgcaaaatcaaaaaaacaaacttcctgaagaaaaatgaaaag ACTAGTAACCATCTGCTTGGACCCAAGCCGTTCCCTCTGGACCGCCTGCTCGCCATCTTCTACAGCGTGGTGGACAGCAGAGTCGCCCCCACCGCCAGTATCTTCTCCCAG ATCTCCTCTCTGGTGACCTTACAGCTGCTGTCTCAGGTCAGTCACGACGACCAGCTCGACGCCCCCAAGTACAAATGTGCCGTTTCTTTGGACTTCATTCGCGCCATATCCAG GACAGTGAACTTTGAAATTGTCAAGTATCTGTATGACTTCCTGTGA
- the guca1aa gene encoding guanylyl cyclase-activating protein 1: MGNTTGSTVDDLQAVEMHLWYKKFMTECPSGQLTLHEFKQFFGLRGLDQEANDYIEQMFRTFDMNKDGYIDFLEYVAALSLVMRGKMEHKLRWYFKLYDVDGNGCIDRHELLNIIKAIRAINGIENQDLSAEDFTNSVFDRIDINGDGELSLDEFVAGARTDNDFMEVMMKSLDLTHIVAMIHSRRHSV, encoded by the exons ATGGGTAACACCACTGGAAGCACCGTGGACGACCTGCAGGCCGTGGAGATGCACCTCTGGTACAAGAAGTTCATGACCGAGTGCCCCTCAGGTCAGCTCACCCTGCACGAGTTCAAGCAGTTCTTCGGGCTGCGCGGGTTGGACCAGGAGGCCAACGACTACATCGAGCAGATGTTCCGCACATTTGATATGAACAAG GACGGCTACATAGACTTCCTGGAGTACGTGGCAGCTCTGAGTCTGGTGATGCGAGGAAAGATGGAGCACAAGCTGCGCTGGTACTTCAAACTTTATGATGTGGACGGAAACGGCTGCATCGACAGACACGAGCTCCTCAACATCATAAAG GCCATTCGTGCCATCAATGGAATTGAAAATCAGGATCTATCCGCTGAGGATTTCACCAACAGTGTGTTTGACAGGATTGATATAAACGGAGACG GCGAACTCTCCTTGGATGAGTTTGTGGCCGGCGCTCGCACTGACAACGACTTCAtggaggtgatgatgaagagTCTGGACCTCACTCACATCGTGGCCATGATCCACAGCAGGCGGCACAGCGTGTAG